From the Arvicola amphibius chromosome 2, mArvAmp1.2, whole genome shotgun sequence genome, one window contains:
- the Rad51ap2 gene encoding RAD51-associated protein 2, protein MSLSRPAWPAGPARPVTSTRPPEDPAATPPSSKRARLEEPAGVSAAAWPLLVVPRLSEVEKVWEWSPRPFPAFLIPKNPGSSGGGRQRCGPGWQDRTFQTQSCWQSGVSGRADCSRAPGESREPGLQEVREALGVRHGDPAEVSHVPPNTSMPGVQRVKPEPEELPALGKGTTLKEKNSVRQPGSPFLNVTFSEETKPTLHDIEDRCKVVSVITSEKKENISSSTLKISRLQNQACLGSAKPGYFRDNITIISPEFPRDLNSNMSFVYLKEIAKKKNDKVVAYARDFTNIFWSQNRPDAKKQKFQDDKKIVFVENNFCGYYESQQQSLPVEGEIDSISLNCCHRNSIEGDVRYSSKNSSLTLEDANWEATERNLDCYLPTRQEESQSWDSNRAVLKRKRQNCWIKKNFRVICENTIILKTNIVSLLSHFVSFIRNGNNSEEGCIFKCLVHLNYLKNIIKESHVVYLTRMFISSRPLENNTKSMANKRKLFKMEHVLEEAKKHSISSLSIATKRFPIYKPHENVPLLLDFDDTEGLSLSKEPSYENASCSEQFLNVENWAYNSFGIANTCVKSDMLFIQNNCGHTSEKYYESGMYNQDLDIERKQKHKTPHSIFQFVFEHIFNARQLSTLLNENKIHNDQINAMVITQKSSLENLLDDIEWKIYDFILKKYVKAPVSSSSFQVHKAIGIEKKEVSSSPIESVSSVQVASRVSKFVNVRETTSAYQNSGANTKETGDILQEGKLANSARFHPENDSTLYADYQFESDSSGENNECFQGLAARCLSTETLPIAKYFEMKSKFDLVLEELRMFHEISKENEIPSTAEANNRKENYFGESNDVKEARMEIEKDLEMVETNKRNAPALPLHLKAGANMHKRHQRLFNWKTIPTHGGQAVPNKYCCPRSEEESLNSTPEEDYKKPFHKSPAFSSEECKKEKTDYLLKGGSHLSHGISRVQPLKTCSRPIRVGLSRRARLKQLHPYLK, encoded by the exons ATGTCACTGTCGCGCCCCGCGTGGCCTGCAGGCCCTGCCCGGCCTGTCACTTCCACACGGCCTCCCGAGGACCCCGCTGCGACGCCACCCAGCAGCAAGCGGGCTCGTCTGGAGGAGCCTGCCGGCGTCTCGGCGGCGGCGTGGCCGCTGCTTGTGGTGCCTCGCTTGTCTGAGGTAGAAAAAGTCTGGGAGTGGTCGCCCAGACCCTTCCCAGCGTTCCTCATTCCAAAGAACCCGGGCAGCTCAGGCGGCGGGAGGCAGCGGTGTGGCCCGGGGTGGCAGGACAGAACATTCCAGACGCAGAGCTGTTGGCAGTCTGGAGTCTCAGGAAGAGCAGATTGTTCGAGGGCTCCAGGAGAGTCTCGGGAACCAGGGCTGCAGGAGGTTAGGGAGGCTCTAGGTGTGCGCCATGGTGACCCAGCAGAAGTGAGTCACGTTCCACCCAACACCTCCATGCCTGGTGTCCAAAGAGTCAAACCCGAGCCCGAAGAACTTCCTGCCCTGGGGAAGGGAACTActctgaaagaaaagaattctgtGAGACAGCCAGGAAGCCCATTTCTAAATGTTACATTTTCTGAGGAAACTAAGCCAACATTACATGACATTGAGGACAGATGTAAAGTTGTCAGTGTCATAAcctcagagaaaaaagaaaacatttcatcatCTACACTAAAAATATCAAGACTTCAAAACCAGGCCTGCTTGGGAAGCGCCAAACCCGGTTATTTTAGAGATAACATCACAATAATTTCCCCTGAGTTCCCAAGGGATTTAAATAGCAACATGTCCTTTGTCTATTTAAAggaaatagcaaagaaaaagaatgacaaaGTTGTGGCATATGCTAGGGATTTCACAAACATTTTCTGGTCCCAAAATAGACCTGATGCTAAGAAACAAAAGTTTCAGGATgataaaaaaattgtatttgtggaaaataatttttgtggctattatgaaagtCAACAGCAGTCACTCCCTgttgaaggggaaatagattcGATCAGTTTAAACTGCTGTCACCGTAATAGTATCGAGGGTGATGTAAGATACTCCAGCAAGAATTCCTCTCTAACACTAGAAGATGCCAACTGGGAGGCAACAGAAAGGAATCTAGACTGCTACCTACCTACCAGACAAGAAGAATCTCAAAGCTGGGACTCTAACAGAGCTGTTTTGAAAAGGAAGAGACAAAATTGttggataaagaaaaattttagggTTATCTGTGAAA ATACTATCATTCTGAAAACCAATATAGTTTCTTTGCTCAGTCACTTTGTTTCTTTCataagaaatggaaataattcaGAAGAGGGTTGCATCTTCAAATGTTTAGTGcatttgaattatttgaaaaatattataaaggaaaGTCATGTTGTATATCTAACAAGGATGTTCATTTCTTCAAGACCGttagaaaacaacacaaaatctATGGCAAACAAAAGAAAGCTATTTAAAATGGAGCATGTTCTTGAAGAAGCTAAGAAGCACAGCATCAGCTCTCTTAGTATAGCAACTAAAAGGTTTCCAATTTACAAACCACACGAAAATGTTCCTCTTTTACTGGATTTTGATGACACGGAAGGACTTTCTTTGTCAAAAGAGCCTAGTTATGAGAATGCAAGTTGTTCTGAGCAATTCCTAAATGTGGAGAATTGGGCTTACAATAGTTTTGGTATTGCTAACACATGTGTGAAGTCTGATATGCTATTTATACAGAATAACTGTGGACATACTAGTGAAAAATATTATGAAAGTGGTATGTACAATCAAGATTTAGATATtgaaaggaagcagaagcatAAAACCCCTCATTCTATTTTTCAGTTCGTGTTTGAACATATCTTTAATGCTAGGCAACTGAGCACATTGTTAAacgaaaataaaatacataatgatCAGATAAATGCTATGGTGATAACTCAGAAGTCCAGCTTGGAGAACTTGCTAGATGATATAGAATGGAaaatatatgactttattttgaaGAAGTATGTCAAGGCCCCAGTAAGTTCAAGTAGTTTCCAAGTTCATAAAGCTATTGGCATAGAGAAAAAAGAGGTTAGTTCTTCCCCAATCGAAAGCGTGTCTTCAGTGCAGGTAGCTTCACGAGTGAGTAAGTTTGTAAATGTGAGAGAAACTACATCTGCTTATCAAAATAGTGGAGCTAACACAAAAGAGACTGGAGACATTTTGCAAGAAGGCAAGTTAGCTAATTCAGCGCGTTTTCATCCAGAGAATGACTCTACATTATATGCTGATTATCAGTTTGAAAGTGATTCAAGTGGAGAGAACAATGAATGTTTTCAGGGCTTAGCTGCTCGATGTTTATCAACAGAAACTCTGCCAATAGCAAAGTATTTTGAGATGAAGAGTAAATTTGATTTAGTACTTGAAGAGCTTCGTATGTTTCATGAaattagtaaagaaaatgaaattccaaGTACAGCAGAAGCAaacaataggaaagaaaattactttGGAGAAAGTAATGATGTTAAGGAGGCAAGAATGGAGATAGAAAAAGATTTGGAAATGGTtgaaaccaacaaaagaaatgcACCTGCTTTGCCCCTTCATTTGAAAGCAGGCGCCAACATGCATAAAAGACACCAACGTTTATTTAATTGGAAAACAATCCCTACTCATGGGGGACAGGCAGTTCCAAATAAATATTGCTGTCCAAGATCAGAGGAAGAATCCCTCAATTCTACTCCTGAGGAAG ATTATAAGAAACCTTTTCACAAAAGTCCTGCCTTTTCTTCTGaggaatgtaaaaaagaaaagactgattATTTATTGAAGGGAG GCAGTCATTTGTCACATGGCATTTCCAGAGTACAGCCTCTTAAGACGTGCAGCCGTCCAATTAGAGTCGGCTTGTCAAGAAGAGCTAGGCTGAAACAGCTCCATCCTTATCTGAAATGA